The following are encoded in a window of uncultured Ilyobacter sp. genomic DNA:
- the rimO gene encoding 30S ribosomal protein S12 methylthiotransferase RimO — protein sequence MKLALISLGCSKNLVDSENLIGIMVNKKGFEITAEIEEADVALINTCGFIGDAKEESIQTILEIAEHKRDGNLKKIIVAGCLAQRYAEEIINEMPEVDAVIGTGEIDKIEEVVDEVLAGRKIIKSESLEFLANSKTERILTTHPHTAYLKIAEGCNRRCTYCIIPKLRGNLRSRSIEDIVEEAERLAAGGVREINLLAQETTEYGIDLYKKKALPDVLRALSKVDGIEWIRTYYMFPNSITDELIETMKEEEKVCKYFDVPVQHVADSVLRNMGRAKTGQQIKDLLYKIRKKVPDATIRTTVIVGFPGETEEDFIELKDFVEEFKFDYVGVFKYSREEDTVAHDMDEQIDEDIKHRRWVELTNLQSEIAEMKNKEFIGKTIEVMIDAVSSESEYMLEGRTRGQALEIDGKILTNDGTAKQGEIVKVKIEQNFDYDLLGAIVENENTVD from the coding sequence ATGAAATTAGCTTTAATAAGTTTAGGTTGCAGTAAAAACCTGGTTGACAGTGAAAATCTTATAGGGATAATGGTCAATAAAAAGGGATTTGAGATAACCGCTGAAATAGAAGAGGCAGATGTGGCCCTTATAAACACATGTGGATTCATAGGTGATGCAAAAGAGGAGTCTATACAGACAATACTTGAAATAGCAGAGCATAAGAGAGACGGAAACCTGAAAAAGATAATCGTAGCAGGCTGCCTAGCACAAAGATATGCAGAAGAGATAATAAATGAGATGCCAGAAGTAGATGCAGTAATAGGAACTGGGGAGATAGATAAGATAGAAGAGGTTGTAGACGAAGTACTGGCCGGAAGAAAAATAATAAAAAGTGAAAGTCTGGAATTTCTAGCAAATTCCAAAACAGAAAGAATACTGACGACACATCCTCATACTGCCTACCTGAAAATAGCCGAAGGGTGCAACAGGAGATGCACATACTGTATCATACCTAAGCTTAGAGGAAATCTTAGAAGCAGGAGTATAGAGGATATAGTTGAAGAAGCTGAAAGATTAGCTGCCGGCGGAGTAAGAGAAATAAACCTTTTAGCACAAGAAACCACAGAATACGGAATAGATCTATATAAGAAAAAGGCCCTGCCAGACGTTCTTAGAGCCCTTTCTAAGGTAGATGGAATAGAGTGGATAAGAACATATTATATGTTCCCTAATTCTATAACTGATGAACTAATAGAGACGATGAAAGAAGAAGAAAAGGTATGCAAATATTTTGATGTGCCAGTACAGCATGTTGCTGACTCTGTACTTCGAAATATGGGGCGTGCCAAGACTGGTCAGCAGATAAAGGATCTACTCTACAAAATAAGAAAAAAAGTCCCAGACGCAACCATAAGGACCACTGTTATTGTAGGATTCCCTGGAGAAACAGAAGAGGATTTTATCGAGCTGAAAGACTTTGTTGAAGAATTTAAATTTGACTATGTAGGAGTATTCAAGTACTCTAGAGAAGAGGATACAGTAGCTCACGACATGGATGAACAGATAGATGAGGACATAAAGCACAGAAGATGGGTGGAGCTTACAAACCTTCAGTCAGAAATAGCTGAAATGAAAAATAAGGAGTTTATAGGTAAAACTATAGAGGTCATGATAGATGCGGTATCTTCGGAAAGTGAGTATATGCTTGAAGGAAGAACGAGAGGACAGGCTTTAGAGATAGACGGGAAAATTTTGACGAACGACGGGACAGCAAAACAGGGAGAGATAGTTAAAGTTAAAATAGAACAAAATTTTGATTATGACCTTCTTGGGGCGATTGTGGAAAATGAAAATACTGTAGATTAA
- the pgsA gene encoding CDP-diacylglycerol--glycerol-3-phosphate 3-phosphatidyltransferase, which translates to MNLPNQLTLLRIILAIPFIFFLGNAETGGLIYRVIALVIFSVASITDFFDGYIARKRNLITDFGKLMDPLADKILVISALVIFVDIKYIPAWMSIVVIAREFLISGIRTLAAAKGEVIPAAKLGKYKTTSQMIVIIIIMIFGKNDYNFYLMLIPVILTIWSGWEYTVKAKHYFMNVK; encoded by the coding sequence ATGAATCTGCCTAATCAACTAACGCTGCTCAGAATAATTTTAGCAATTCCATTTATATTTTTTTTGGGGAACGCAGAAACTGGAGGGCTTATCTACAGAGTTATAGCATTGGTGATATTTTCAGTTGCTTCAATAACCGATTTTTTTGATGGCTATATAGCCAGAAAAAGGAATCTTATAACTGACTTTGGGAAACTAATGGACCCCCTAGCAGACAAAATCCTTGTCATATCTGCTCTGGTAATATTTGTTGATATAAAATACATACCTGCATGGATGTCAATAGTGGTAATTGCCAGAGAGTTTTTAATAAGTGGAATAAGAACTTTGGCTGCAGCCAAGGGGGAAGTTATTCCAGCGGCAAAACTTGGAAAATATAAAACTACTTCCCAGATGATAGTGATAATAATTATAATGATATTTGGAAAAAATGATTATAATTTTTATTTGATGCTAATACCTGTAATACTAACTATATGGTCAGGATGGGAGTATACGGTAAAGGCTAAACACTACTTTATGAATGTAAAATAA
- a CDS encoding YggT family protein translates to MILIFNIIDLAIRALKMLILIRIVLSWVAPQSRNEFTHLVYELTEPILRPFRMLIPLGSMRMDISPILAYFALNLIRNLVYRLLLF, encoded by the coding sequence ATGATTTTAATTTTTAATATAATAGATTTGGCAATAAGAGCTTTAAAAATGCTTATTTTGATAAGAATTGTACTATCTTGGGTGGCTCCACAGAGCAGAAATGAGTTTACTCATCTTGTATATGAACTTACAGAACCCATACTCAGACCTTTTAGAATGCTGATACCTTTAGGTTCTATGAGGATGGATATATCTCCAATATTGGCGTATTTTGCTTTAAATCTTATCAGAAATCTAGTATACAGACTGTTGCTGTTTTAG
- a CDS encoding EAL domain-containing protein: MNNILWDNKLEILDFAFQPIISSNSGKLYGVEALLRNSLEAGFDSIDHVFDSAYEDGSLYTLDLKLREKALKKFKKLEFHDNIKMFYNFDNRVLEMPNFSMGQTEILLKENGIEKSSLCFEISEKYKFNKIEDINDMLNVYKSEGYNIALDDFGSGFSNLQKLYHFDINLLKIDRFFVKNVGKNSKKRIFLNHIINLVHTLGGLVVAEGVETEEEFQVCRMLGCDLLQGYYIQHPSQGLNDMQIFYHHVKEKIIHIEPFNLYSKFQKKEKHELLLKQQQSVY; encoded by the coding sequence ATGAATAATATACTTTGGGACAACAAACTAGAAATTTTGGATTTTGCATTTCAGCCCATTATAAGCTCAAATTCTGGAAAGCTATACGGTGTAGAAGCTCTTCTTAGAAACAGTTTAGAAGCTGGTTTTGACAGCATCGACCATGTTTTTGACAGTGCTTACGAGGACGGCTCCCTATACACCTTAGATTTAAAACTCCGAGAAAAAGCCCTCAAAAAATTTAAGAAACTAGAATTTCATGATAACATAAAAATGTTTTACAACTTTGACAATCGAGTTCTTGAAATGCCTAACTTTTCAATGGGACAGACGGAAATACTCCTAAAAGAAAATGGGATAGAAAAGAGCTCTTTGTGCTTTGAGATCTCAGAAAAATACAAATTTAACAAAATAGAGGATATCAACGACATGCTCAATGTTTATAAAAGTGAGGGCTATAATATCGCCTTAGATGATTTCGGAAGTGGATTTTCAAATCTTCAAAAACTTTATCACTTTGATATCAATCTTCTGAAAATAGACAGGTTTTTTGTCAAAAATGTAGGAAAGAACAGTAAAAAAAGAATTTTCTTGAACCACATAATAAACCTGGTACACACTTTAGGTGGACTTGTTGTGGCAGAAGGGGTCGAGACCGAAGAAGAGTTTCAAGTGTGCAGAATGCTCGGGTGCGACCTCCTACAGGGATATTATATTCAACATCCAAGTCAGGGCTTAAATGATATGCAGATTTTCTATCATCATGTAAAAGAGAAAATAATCCATATAGAGCCATTCAATCTTTATTCTAAATTTCAAAAAAAAGAGAAGCATGAGCTTCTCCTAAAACAGCAACAGTCTGTATACTAG